A genomic window from Gossypium hirsutum isolate 1008001.06 chromosome D10, Gossypium_hirsutum_v2.1, whole genome shotgun sequence includes:
- the LOC107915751 gene encoding chaperonin 60 subunit beta 2, chloroplastic, whose product MASTFTAMSSVGSFVAPNGLVMDKKLSSSSNRLSSLASISTSSFVSRRNVVLRRSRLPKISAAKELHFNKDGSAIKRLQTGVNKLADLVGVTLGPKGRNVVLESKYGSPKIVNDGVTVAKEVELEDPVENIGAKLVRQAAAKTNDLAGDGTTTSVVLAQGLIAEGVKVVAAGANPVLITRGIEKTSRALVSELKAISKEVEDSELADVAAVSAGNNNEVGNMIAEAMSKVGRKGVVTLEEGKSAENSLYVVEGMQFDRGYISPYFVTDSEKMAVEYENCKLLLVDKKITNARDLINILEDAIRSGYPILIIAEDIEQEALATLVVNKLRGALKIAALKAPGFGERKSQYLDDIAILTGGTVIRDEVGLSLDKASKEVLGHASKVVLTKDTTTIVGDGSTQEAVNKRVVQIKNLIEAAEQDYEKEKLNERIAKLSGGVAVIQVGAQTETELKEKKLRVEDALNATKAAVEEGIVVGGGCTLLRLASKVDAIKDSLDNDEEKVGADIVKRALSYPLKLIAKNAGVNGSVVSEKVLSNDNPRYGFNAATGNYEDLMSAGIIDPTKVVRCCLEHAASVAKTFLMSDCVVVEIKEPEPVPAGNPMDNSGYGY is encoded by the exons ATGGCATCCACTTTCACAGCCATGTCATCAGTTGGCTCATTCGTTGCACCTAATGGTCTGGTCATGGATAAGAAGCTTTCATCTTCTTCCAACAGATTGTCATCTTTAGCATCCATTTCTACATCTTCATTTGTTAGTAGACGAAATGTTGTTCTTAGAAGATCTCGTCTGCCCAAGATTTCTGCAGCAAAAGAGCTACATTTCAATAAGGATGGGTCAGCCATAAAGAGATTACAA ACTGGTGTGAACAAGCTTGCTGATTTGGTTGGAGTCACTCTTGGACCAAAAGGCAGGAATGTCGTTCTAGAGAGCAAATATGGCTCTCCCAAAATCGTTAATGATGGTGTGACAGTGGCTAAGGAG GTTGAGTTGGAGGACCCAGTTGAGAACATTGGGGCTAAGTTAGTAAGACAGGCAGCTGCTAAAACTAATGACTTGGCTGGTGATGGAACGACAACTTCTGTTGTTCTTGCGCAAGGTTTGATTGCTGAAGGTGTCAAG GTGGTGGCAGCCGGTGCAAATCCTGTCTTAATCACTAGGGGCATTGAGAAGACCTCAAGGGCTTTAGTATCTGAGCTTAAGGCTATTTCAAAAGAG GTTGAAGACAGTGAACTTGCTGATGTTGCTGCTGTTAGTGCCGGGAACAACAATGAAGTAGGAAATATGATTGCCGAGGCCATGAGTAAAGTTGGTCGAAAGGGTGTAGTTACCCTTGAGGAGGGAAAAAGTGCTGAGAATAGTCTATATGTTGTTGAAGGGATGCAATTTGACCGTGGTTATATCTCACCTTACTTTGTCACTGATAGTGAGAAAATGGCAGTAGAATATGAGAACTGCAAG TTGCTGCTGGttgataaaaaaattaccaatGCAAGAGATCTTATCAACATCCTGGAAGATGCCATTAGGAGCGGATACCCAATTTTGATAATTGCTGAAGACATTGAACAGGAAGCTTTAGCAACTCTGGTTGTGAACAAACTTAGAGGTGCTTTGAAGATTGCTGCTCTCAAAGCTCCCGGCTTCGGAGAACGCAAGAGTCAGTATCTGGATGACATTGCTATCCTTACTGGAG GTACTGTTATTAGAGATGAGGTTGGGCTTTCCTTGGACAAAGCTAGCAAAGAAGTCTTGGGTCATGCCTCTAAAGTGGTGCTTACCAAGGATACAACCACCATCGTGGGTGATGGAAGCACCCAGGAAGCAGTGAATAAACGAGTTGTACAGATTAAAAATCTCATTGAG GCTGCAGAACAGGATTATGAGAAGGAAAAACTTAACGAAAGGATTGCTAAATTATCTGGTGGTGTGGCAGTGATACAG gttggagcTCAAACTGAAACAGagcttaaagaaaagaaattgagagtaGAAGATGCTCTTAATGCAACTAAG GCAGCAGTTGAGGAAGGTATTGTTGTCGGTGGTGGATGTACTTTGCTAAGACTTGCTTCTAAGGTGGATGCTATCAAGGATTCACTTGATAATGATGAAGAAAAG GTTGGAGCAGATATTGTTAAAAGAGCTTTGAGTTACCCTCTAAAATTGATAGCTAAAAATGCTGGTGTAAATGGAAGTGTGGTGAGCGAGAAG GTGCTCTCCAATGATAACCCTAGGTATGGATTCAATGCTGCCACTGGAAATTATGAGGATCTTATGTCTGCAGGAATTATTGATCCAACCAAG GTGGTCAGATGTTGCTTGGAGCATGCAGCATCAGTGGCCAAGACATTCTTGATGTCCGATTGTGTGGTTGTGGAAATAAAGGAACCCGAGCCCGTGCCTGCTGGGAACCCCATGGATAATTCAG GATACGGCTACTAA
- the LOC107915750 gene encoding inositol 1,3,4-trisphosphate 5/6-kinase 4: MLMGEAVRGVIVDHALLQYGTIQPENFKSNGTLSLLRKLLFSNIQTAISYVLPVSAEQVNLLQTMAKLHSFECLPLTASSPDIASREIAQTWSHISGTILYLLPNHDASPKITCTYFSIALDDEVTSAFHNSNRIYMEKLEELPLTICHLNKKAISNDLVTVGYIMKPSREEDFAKRGAFPICPTPNGLMFLPLTFELPISKQLEEVDVILHKATDEIVSIELNSSSESSYQIGYTKGMQELQRHIENHNDCFEVDPLNSIYPVLDRLKIQQLLLGLEDLNVGGCCKVRAPHFLKVNSFDEPDLVQRLHDATLSLPSIVKPQVACGVADAHSMAIVFKVEDFKVLNVPLPAVIQEYVDHSSTLFKFYVLGDRVFHTVKKSMPNADVLIKSSEKNGSKPLLFDSLKSLPTATANQHSEGWDPCLDLALVNKAAERLSKRLGLTIFGFDVVIQEGSGDHVVVDVNYLPSFKEIPDDVAVPAFWDAIKKKVDSKAVK; the protein is encoded by the exons atgctAATGGGTGAAGCTGTGAGGGGAGTGATCGTAGACCATGCGTTGCTTCAATATGGGACCATACAACCCGAGAATTTCAAGAGCAACGGAACTCTTTCCTTGCTCCGCAAGCTCCTATTTTCCAATATTCAAACg GCCATTTCCTATGTGTTGCCTGTTTCAGCTGAGCAA GTTAATCTCCTGCAGACAATGGCTAAGCTACACTCTTTTGAATGCCTTCCTTTGACGGCATCTTCCCCGGACATTGCATCTCGTGAGATTGCCCAAACTTGGTCTCATATCTCAGGCACCATTTTGTATCTCCTTCCTAACCATGATGCCTCTCCCAAAATAACCTGCACATACTTCTCAATTGCTCTTG ATGATGAAGTTACCAGTGCATTCCACAATTCAAACAGGATTTATATGGAGAAATTGGAAGAGCTGCCTTTGACTATTTGCCACCTAAATAAAAAG GCAATAAGCAATGATCTTGTGACGGTTGGTTACATTATGAAGCCTTCTCGCGAGGAAGATTTCGCCAAG AGGGGTGCCTTTCCAATTTGTCCAACTCCGAATGGGTTGATgtttttgcccttaacttttgaACTTCCTATATCAAAACAGTTAGAAGAGGTTGATGTGATTCTCCATAAAGCAACTGATGAAATTGTGTCCATTGAATTAAATAGCTCCTCAGAATCTTCCTACCAGATTGGTTACACGAAAGGAATGCAAGAACTGCAAAG GCATATTGAAAATCACAATGACTGCTTCGAAGTTGATCCACTTAATAGTATTTACCCTGTACTTGATCGGTTAAAGATCCAACAACTTTTACTTGGGCTAGAGGATCTTAATGTAGGGGGATGCTGCAAAGTCAGGGCTCCTCACTTTCTCAAG GTTAACAGTTTTGATGAACCTGATTTGGTACAAAGACTGCATGATGCAACACTGTCTCTTCCAAGTATAGTGAAACCGCAGGTTGCTTGTGGTGTAGCTGACGCTCACAGTATG GCAATTGTCTTTAAAGTTGAAGACTTCAAGGTTTTGAATGTTCCACTACCTGCTGTCATTCAG GAATATGTTGATCATTCATCCACTTTGTTCAAGTTTTATGTTCTGGGTGACAGAGTTTTCCACACAGTAAAGAAGTCTATGCCTAATGCTGACGTTTTGATAAAATCATCCGAAAAAAATGGATCAAAACCTCTTCTCTTTGATAG CTTAAAGTCTCTACCTACTGCCACCGCAAACCAGCATTCTGAAGGTTGGGATCCATGCCTTGATCTTGCACTAGTAAACAAGGCTGCTGAGAGGCTTTCGAAGAGGCTGGGTCTTACTATTTTTGGCTTTGACGTTGTT ATTCAAGAAGGTTCTGGTGATCATGTCGTTGTGGATGTAAACTACCTGCCGTCATTCAAAGAAATTCCTGATGATGTGGCTGTTCCTGCATTTTGGGATGCTATTAAAAAGAAGGTAGATTCGAAAGCAGTGAAGTAG